In Acinetobacter piscicola, a single window of DNA contains:
- a CDS encoding recombinase RecT, with the protein MNAPVNTNQVATPQVNPVQQYFKDQGALKKIQSILGEKAKSFVTTVLQLTATNSQLASANPETVYAAAVTAATLDLPVNPNFGFAYILPYNVNKKCKANGWKDEWHTEAQLQIGYKGFIQLALRSNQFKSINVCPVFYGDTNEMIMSRLTSLFPPRVDGGQIVGYVAWFKLLDGFEAHENMTLDELKNHAYNYSKTYKKAVDDDKNYSTWHQNFDAMSKKTVLKKLLTHWAPLSVDLQKAIDSDQAVMRTVNGEQAPDYIDNKSVVTPIEAPKLVLLDGEFNDLLEQLNAGAIDKAYISNSYELTDAQKVAVEAQ; encoded by the coding sequence ATGAATGCGCCAGTGAATACAAATCAAGTGGCAACTCCACAAGTCAACCCTGTTCAGCAATACTTCAAAGATCAAGGTGCGTTAAAAAAGATTCAAAGTATTTTGGGTGAAAAAGCAAAAAGCTTTGTAACTACAGTTTTGCAATTAACAGCAACAAATAGTCAACTTGCTAGTGCAAATCCTGAAACTGTTTATGCTGCTGCTGTAACCGCTGCCACACTAGACTTGCCTGTTAATCCAAATTTTGGGTTTGCTTATATTTTGCCTTACAACGTAAATAAAAAGTGCAAAGCAAATGGTTGGAAGGATGAATGGCACACTGAGGCACAATTGCAAATTGGCTATAAAGGTTTCATTCAGTTAGCTCTACGCTCAAATCAGTTTAAATCAATCAATGTCTGCCCTGTATTTTATGGTGATACAAATGAAATGATTATGAGTCGTTTAACATCACTTTTCCCACCTAGAGTTGACGGTGGTCAAATTGTTGGTTATGTGGCTTGGTTTAAGTTATTGGATGGGTTTGAAGCTCATGAAAATATGACTCTTGATGAGCTGAAGAATCATGCTTACAACTACAGCAAGACTTATAAAAAAGCTGTAGATGATGATAAAAACTACAGCACTTGGCATCAAAATTTTGATGCTATGAGCAAGAAAACTGTACTCAAAAAATTATTAACTCACTGGGCACCACTGTCAGTTGATCTTCAAAAAGCCATTGATTCAGATCAGGCAGTAATGCGCACTGTTAATGGTGAGCAAGCGCCCGACTACATTGATAATAAGTCAGTAGTCACCCCTATCGAAGCTCCGAAGCTTGTGCTTTTAGATGGTGAATTTAATGATTTACTCGAACAATTAAATGCAGGTGCAATTGATAAAGCATACATTTCTAATAGTTACGAGCTGACAGATGCTCAAAAAGTAGCGGTGGAGGCTCAATAA
- a CDS encoding HNH endonuclease signature motif containing protein: MAEKFNAKFGENRTNDSMQRWCSKNNFLGVPNTGRFIKGQSAWNDGKTGYMGANATSFKKGNVPHNTKPLFSERTCAKDGYVLIKIREEHPQFVLKHRWLWEQVKGPIPENHKIVFINEDKTDIRIDNLMLVSDAELAVKNIKFSKVSNAETNETCLLLSKLHIAAKKVA, translated from the coding sequence ATGGCTGAAAAATTTAATGCCAAATTTGGTGAGAATCGCACAAATGATTCTATGCAGCGCTGGTGCAGTAAAAATAATTTTTTAGGTGTTCCAAACACAGGAAGATTTATCAAGGGTCAAAGTGCATGGAATGATGGGAAAACTGGTTACATGGGCGCAAATGCTACAAGCTTTAAAAAAGGCAATGTACCACACAACACCAAGCCTTTATTTAGTGAGCGCACATGTGCAAAAGATGGTTATGTCTTGATAAAGATTCGCGAAGAACACCCTCAATTTGTTTTAAAACATCGTTGGCTGTGGGAGCAGGTCAAAGGACCTATCCCAGAAAATCATAAAATCGTTTTTATTAATGAAGATAAAACCGATATTCGCATTGATAATTTAATGCTTGTTAGTGATGCGGAGCTTGCTGTTAAAAATATCAAGTTTTCAAAGGTTTCCAATGCTGAAACCAACGAAACTTGCTTACTTTTATCTAAGTTGCATATTGCAGCAAAGAAGGTGGCGTGA
- a CDS encoding Rha family transcriptional regulator yields MNELIVKSSQLTMSTRLIAELTGKEHFHVKRDCETMFSELDLDPKGYIQNWIHPQNGQTYTEYLLPKNLVETLITGYSIKLRYQVIQRLHELENCAKSAVPQTFSEALQLAADQAKQLELAAPKVTYYDTVVERSTLLNASQVAQKIKMSAIKMNKILDSLNVYHRGVKRARLFQQWFIDKGFGEVKQTELGFSQPMFTTLGEAWVIEKLVSEGVLEA; encoded by the coding sequence ATGAATGAGTTAATTGTTAAAAGTTCGCAGCTCACTATGTCCACTCGCTTAATTGCAGAGCTGACAGGTAAAGAGCATTTTCATGTAAAGCGTGATTGTGAAACCATGTTTAGTGAATTGGATTTAGATCCAAAGGGGTATATCCAAAACTGGATACACCCCCAAAATGGTCAAACTTATACTGAATATTTATTACCTAAAAATTTAGTGGAAACACTTATTACTGGGTATAGCATTAAATTGCGCTATCAGGTTATTCAACGATTACATGAATTGGAGAATTGTGCTAAAAGTGCGGTCCCCCAAACTTTCTCGGAAGCATTGCAGCTTGCAGCTGATCAAGCAAAACAGCTTGAACTTGCTGCACCGAAAGTCACTTATTATGACACTGTTGTTGAGCGCTCTACCCTACTCAATGCTTCACAAGTTGCTCAAAAAATTAAAATGTCAGCAATCAAGATGAATAAAATTCTAGATTCGCTCAATGTTTATCATCGTGGCGTTAAGCGTGCTCGACTTTTTCAGCAGTGGTTTATTGACAAGGGTTTTGGCGAGGTAAAACAAACCGAACTTGGTTTTTCACAGCCAATGTTTACCACTTTGGGTGAAGCGTGGGTTATTGAGAAGCTGGTGAGTGAAGGAGTGTTGGAAGCATGA
- a CDS encoding IS6 family transposase, which translates to MSLIQDAFKRLHYPSDVIAQCIRWYLTYSLSLRDLEEMMIERGILVDHSTIHRWIIRLVPIISKKMARCKKSVNQFWHIDETYIKIKGQWHYLYRAIDSNGKTVDFLLTKHRDTKAAHRFFKNAISKHACPIRVTMDKSGANKKAVESFNVGFTRFRPIKIRQNKYLNNRIEQDHRFIKKRVRAMLCLKTFHTAKIMLAGIELIHMIHKEQFNFSGEKPTSIGSFYQLIS; encoded by the coding sequence ATGTCATTGATCCAAGATGCTTTTAAACGATTACATTACCCTAGTGATGTAATTGCTCAATGTATTCGATGGTATCTAACTTATTCACTAAGTTTACGTGATTTAGAAGAAATGATGATAGAACGTGGCATTCTAGTAGATCACTCAACGATACATCGTTGGATCATCCGTCTTGTTCCAATCATCAGTAAAAAAATGGCTCGATGCAAGAAATCAGTTAATCAGTTTTGGCATATTGATGAAACCTATATCAAAATTAAAGGACAATGGCATTACTTATATAGAGCTATTGATTCAAATGGAAAAACAGTCGATTTTTTACTAACAAAACACCGTGATACCAAAGCTGCCCATCGGTTCTTTAAAAATGCAATCAGTAAACATGCTTGCCCTATTCGTGTGACAATGGATAAAAGTGGAGCAAATAAAAAAGCAGTTGAAAGCTTTAATGTTGGATTTACTCGTTTTAGACCTATTAAAATTCGGCAAAATAAATATTTAAATAATCGAATTGAACAAGATCATCGTTTTATTAAAAAGAGAGTGCGAGCAATGTTATGTTTGAAAACTTTTCACACAGCTAAAATTATGTTGGCTGGAATAGAATTGATACATATGATTCATAAAGAACAGTTTAATTTTTCAGGTGAAAAACCGACTTCTATAGGATCATTTTATCAATTGATTAGCTAA